The Scylla paramamosain isolate STU-SP2022 chromosome 32, ASM3559412v1, whole genome shotgun sequence sequence GCCCCGGACGTGTTCAGATTTACTAACATGGTGTACTTTATTTACTTACAGTCGGTATTTCTGGCGTGTGCCGGAGTGGCTCTCGGCTCACTGCCCCCGGTGCACAGGACGCCTGCCAGGCAGCCCTACGGTGCCCAGCCCACCCACAGGGCCGGCTACTGCGACCCCACCACGCCCCCTACTTGTGCCTACGGCAGCGACGTCTCCTTCTGCCTGGAGGACCCCGAATACCCCGAGTACGACATCAAGGGCGCCATCGAGGCGGACAAGCTGTTCGCCAAGAAGTACGCCGACGTGGCAGACCAGTCCGCCGACGATCTGGTTGACCACGTGACCAAGTACCAGGAGGAGGCGTTCGACTACTCCTACTACACCGGCGTCTCTACAGGGTACTCCCCCTACGACGTGACCCACTGGACGGGCCCTGAGGGCTACATCTGCCCCTCGGACGTGGCCTACGCCCGCCCCAGGCGCGCCCGCAACGTGGAGGGCAAGTGGAGGGTGATCGTGAACAACGTGCACTACTACACCCAGACGGCGCGCCTGGAGACGTGCCTGTTCCCTCAGGCCGCCTGCCGCGCCCTGGCGCCCTGCTACAAGAGTCACTGCACCCAGAAGTACGTGTACCACCGCATGCTCTCCTACGACCCCTGCGACCCCTACAAGGGTCTCTTCATCGACATCTACAAGCTGCCCTCCGCCTGCTCCTG is a genomic window containing:
- the LOC135089355 gene encoding neurotrophin 1-like; this translates as MVLTLSVFLACAGVALGSLPPVHRTPARQPYGAQPTHRAGYCDPTTPPTCAYGSDVSFCLEDPEYPEYDIKGAIEADKLFAKKYADVADQSADDLVDHVTKYQEEAFDYSYYTGVSTGYSPYDVTHWTGPEGYICPSDVAYARPRRARNVEGKWRVIVNNVHYYTQTARLETCLFPQAACRALAPCYKSHCTQKYVYHRMLSYDPCDPYKGLFIDIYKLPSACSCHVAPPPPSYA